The DNA window aagccttTCGATAACTGATGGTATAGTTGAACCTTGAATGGACTTCCACAATTATAGATTTCACCTTCATGGACGGGTCCGTCTCGACTAATGGCCTTATAGCCTCAGCAACTGTATCCGAGTCCAACTTGGAATGATCTTGTGAAATCGTTCTGATCGTGCACATGTGCCTACCGTTGTATCTGTGTATCTCCCAACAACCTTTTTTCCGTATCAAGCTGGCTCGGATAAGCCAGTCACATCCACGCCCGTACATCTTGCATTTTGCATAGAACGTCTGTGGCTCAGACTCAAACACATCATAGTCAACTCCTCTAGATATAGTGAAACTTCTAATTGCTGCAACGACCGACTTTCTAGAGCTGTATTCCATTCCAATTCGGAACTCTCCGTCCTCAGGATCAGCAATACCTACAGAAAGCCGAAATCATCGTTTATTGCACAGTCCAAAGTATAAACTCACAAAAACTTCTTATTTAGTCAACACGTACCTATGTTTGCATATTCCGGAAACTCGGGGGCATGTATGGCGTCGAGATCCAACTCACACATAAAAGGTGGAACGCCCATCGGTTGACTGCTCGAGGGACGAACCACTACATTCTCCACTGCTGCCTCAACTCCCACATCACCATCCTCATCTTCATCGCCGGCTTCATAAGTGGCTTCGAAGTCCTCTTCGCTGTCACTATTCATACCTTCGTACACTGCAGCTATATCATCATTTACATCTATATCATTTTGGACCGCTACTGCCTCCTCAGCTTCAAACTCAACGTACAACTCAATCTGTGGGTGTCTCATATAAGTCTGCCGGTGAATTTGAAACATATTCTGCATACTCGCTTCATCCGTGATCGGAATGGTATCAAACTGTATTAGGCCACCAAAAACCACAACCGGATTTCGGTACAGAATTCTGCTCACTCTCATTAACGTACCATTCTCCATGCTTTGACATAGGCCGTTCTGCAGCTCCATTAACGTCATCGTGCATGGAACCACAAACGAAAACGAATTTTGTGACACAAACCTCACTCCCTCATGGTATTACGTATTATCTCACCATTACGATACACCACCAAATTTGCGGTGTCCTCCATTACACCAACTACAGCATCAAAGAATCCTCACAACACACTCAACTCTCACTCACTCAGTATGGAAAACACTATCGAGCTCTACCTTATATAGAGCGGTGAACTTACCACGCCCCCCACGTGGTTCACACTTGGACCAATCACGTTTCGCCACGTCAGCACGCCCCCCACGTGGTGCAGTCACGGGCCAATCAGATTTCGCCACGTCAGCACGCCCCCTGCGTGCTGACTAAGCACGCCCCCTGCGTGCTGCCTAGGTGGCTCAACCACAGCTTGCCACCTAACTTCCACGCCCCCCACGTGATGTATGCACCACGCCCCCTGCGTGCTGTGCATGTCATCTGCCAACATCCATCTCTGTGTAATACACACAGTTGCTCCATATTCTCCCAAATCACCCACATGTTTtccatatttaaattaatcagCCAAAAAATTACGAAAGAAAACTATGAAAAAAAAGATGCAAGGAGAAAATATATCAAAAAGatgcaagaaaaaaatatatcttctgATACTATGTTAGATGAACacaaaataatgtaaaaaataattctgATTTATGAATCTTTTATTAtgaaatcatatatatatatggtgtgATTTAGTCAATTGACTAAAGCTAATTGGCTAATACAATTATGATTAACTGACTAATTTAACTTAATTAATGTGCCACTGATGCATAATGCCTAATACTAATGTAACAagtcattttacaaataaaatatattttttgatcaTCTTAATATCTTATTCGTTTCAACTAACTTAACACTcaatttgatattaaaattcTTCCTTTcggttttagattttattttatttgttatactATAGACtagtatttttagattttttcttttggatGAAAAATTTTTACATGATAAAACTCTTTTGAaagcaaagtaaaaaaaaaaatattttggtctGAAAAAAAGTTACATGACagtattagaaaataaaaaataattttataatgaagatatttttgtttaaagaaAACGAAGAGAAgtgtataaatttattttaaagcttaataaaaattaaatgacacattttcttaaataaatatttaattttttttccgatTATCATAAAATGCacctataaaaaattaaaagtagtgcTGTATTTTTGGACATTATAAAAATAGTGCTTTTCGAAGGCCATAGAAATGAATATGGGCCACAGCCCAAAAGACCAAGAAGAATCTATGTATCCAGCCCAAAAAACTGATGCTGtgtacaaaaattattaatataaaaactgATATATGATACTAATTATAAGAGGATTATGTAACCAACTTGAGTTGGTCGAGTAATCAGCTCACTCGTCCACTTAAGTAAGTGTTCGGAGTTCGAACCCtaccttgtgcatgcagcaactcaTTGGCCAGTGACAGAcctttaaatggagctcagatccGCGACGGATTAGTTCTTAACCTGTCGGGTTGGGGGATACTGTTTgggtaaaccaaaaaaaataagaggattatgTTAATGAGTAACTTATAATCACTTATTAAGGTTTTAAAAAGGTACTTTACCaaaaaaaaggttttaaaaaattataatttcaatattttaattGGTTAGATGTgttgaaattttcaaatatatatagTTAGTAATAAGTTTATTGTTTCGGaaattgtaataatattttttttagttaataattagcAAAACCCTTTACAGAAAAATATAGGTATATTAAAGAACCCTCACTTGTTTAAAATTAAGGTAAATGCagactatatattatataaatgacATTCTCTCACTTGAGAagcatatatatattgaaatattgTATTAAATGGTTACACCacatttttataacaaaagtgaACTCTCGGCAACTCTTATTAGAGTGACAAATTAAATGTGACAATCTATCATTGAATTATTCCCAACATGTATGCattggaaaataaaagaacacaTGAGCAGCATCCATTATTATTAGATGCCTTGCGACGGATTAATTTGACAGTAACGCTTATAGTCCGATAGAACGACATTGTTAACTGTCGCAAAATTTGACAACGTAAAATTTAACAGTAATTTCGATAGTTTTTAGCGTATTTTTTATACTGTGTTGTGACATGAATAATTAAGCCCTAGCTAATTGGCTCAAATTAATTGGAGTCACAAAGTCTTTTGACTTTCCATGAACAAGTGTTTGTGCAGCCAATTGAGAAGCTCTCTCACTTGGATGAAACCAATCCCAAAACAAGTGATCCTTTCTATCAAAACATAGATTGGCACCAGCTGTTTTGTTGCATGGACCTTGCCCATTCAAGTATCCAATTCCACAACATGCTGATTTTGTCTCCTTCAACCCTACAAATAAATttcccaaaacaaaaaaaaaaaaaggttaatgaTTGGTATCTACTATATATAATGGGATGAAAAGGAGTTTAGTACATACATTTTTAGCCCTAATATAATCTTTACAATATTTGAATTCAAGAACTCTTaagtataatataaaatatttatcatctTAGCTAATTTCATATTTGTtactaataaatatttaatgaatgaataaaataatagaatttagACATGTTATAGTATATATAGTATGTAATAAGACACAATTTCTATATAGCTACTCAatcttttcatataaaaatttcacaTAGTAttgatttttactttttatactgataaaattatataatatatgatagaatcatgtaaaatttttaTAGGAGAGAATTCATTACTAATATTAAATTTAGAggtatattattttttgaagGAATTACCTAATCTAATCCTAATTCATTTAAGAAAGACCACGTGACCTAACctctaacaaaataaaaatgacaaaatagcTCCTAATAACTATTTATTCTATGAgatacatcaattttttttattatataattattttatttttggttaaaaataagAATTATTAATCTCCTCAAAAACAATATCTTAGAAATTTACATAATTTGTAATAAATATTGAATGttctatagttttttttttcttttattctctgCTAATATATTCTTGACCAATGGCAGAGATAGATAAAATGAAACAGAAGAAACATACATACAATAATTCTTACCGAAAGTGGATGGTGTGTCTAGCAAGGTTTTGGTCATTAGAAAAGTGTTGCCAAGTGAATACTTAAACCCTAACAATTCAGAACTCAATTGTTGAAGAAGAGTATTAGTGGCGGAATAGAAAGCAGTTGCTAAATCATTGAGCGGTTTCAAACAGTTTCCTTTATTCTGAGAAGTAACAGCCGGACAACATCCAATGGGTGGAATACTTAGTATCCCAAATTTTCTAGCtcctaataaatatatattctgcAATTCACATCAATAATAAACAATGATGTCTTTCATATTATGTTAAAAATCACCACACATTAACTAAAAGTCTGCATATataattcacaaataaaatattaacatgATTACTCGTTTGAAGATGTGTtcagaaaaaaatgataataaaaaactgttaattaatttgatatatatgtTCGACTAAACTGCTTAATATAATACGTGTAAATATCTTATTActagaaaattatatattatcgaCAGATATTATTTCTCAAAAATATTGATGGATTTTGCGACagatgaaaaaacaaaaattaattgataaattcatccataatttattattttttagtattgttgaactattatttttacatgaaaatattttcatacgagaaattgtaaaaaattagctataacttttttaaaagaCAAGAGAAAgtacaaaattaattgaatgATAATCGAGAAAAGTTGGTTtctgaattcttttttttactttctttaaATTAGTGCAATTTATTTTTCAGGTGTTGAAAATTTCCTTGCTTGAAAtgctcaaaaaagaaatttctCTTATATgtggtatttttattttaattcttttggTAGTGAACCAACATGaaaattctttcaatttttagCATAAACAAAATagatattaattaagaataTGAGTCCTTAAAAtaccaaaattatttatatatttaaattgagATACATATATAAAGTCTAATAGTACGTAATTAAGTAGTAAAATAATGTGTATGATGCAATAAtagttgtttaaaaaaaaaagtaattaggATACCTTTATATGGATGAAGTAGGTGGCTTGAAGAGAAGCCAAATATTGTTGTGGGTTGCGAATGGAAGTTTCATTACGtgcaaaatcaaagagatcatTGCTTCCAATGCTAATTAGAAACAAAGCATTTGAAACAAATCTACAAGCTTTTTCTTCTCCCAATTTCTCATTGATTTTCTCACGcacaaatttaaattgttgaacCTGTTCCTCAAGGAACTCTACAGTTTACTTTATTACCAtgcaaacatttttttaattaagttcttgtactttaaaattttgtaatcaattttttttataaaatttttaaacaaaaggaatttagttaaaatatatttatacatgaATGAAGTTTGAATAAGAACGTTTAAATTATATGGACTTGATTGAAAAGCcaagtaaaaatatataagacTATTAAAAATTACAACATAATTgcattacaaaaattaaaaactaaattagagcagctcttttgctttttattttttcgttcCAGCTGCCGACTCTAAACTAGCTTATTAATGTGTTATTAAGGAAGGTAAataaatatgttaattaattaacaaaaatgtttagtaacaaaaaaaattagtaaaatagtcaaaatttatcttatttaatatttattaattattgttaaaattaattaatattaataaaaaagtaaattttgtctattttttgttgtttttctaagattactgattaattaattactaaaacaAACTTACCCATTGCTTCTTGCCTGTTTCTCTAAGAATTCCAGAACCTGCTGAGGCAAAATTTGCACCACCAAGTATGTTCCTCTTGAAACTGTATGGATGCTTAGCCAAAACCAAAAATGGTGGTGGACTTTCCATATAACCAAATTGCCTCGCTACTCaatcatatatataatcaacacaaaaaaaaaagtaaataaattaaatattttttcaaaagaaaaagaaaacatttccaattcaataatatataataaagtcatatatcaaaaaattgaatttattattatattatcgaACAATGTTACATAACCagtaaatattatcatttttgcTAGCacttagtcaataataatttgcaACCATATTTATAAGGGTTTtgcacataaaaaatatataatttgtaccTAAATTTATCAGAATTtacacacataaattaatacagtttatactaatatttttcaaaatttgtactcatgaattaataaaatttatttgtttatattaatcaaataataacaaaaaatactaaaaatttctAGCCCTCGTAAATTTCTCTATATTACCAATTTGGTCAGCAGTGTTATAGCCATTGCTGAACCTTCCAGTGGGAATTGAATGAAGGAAATCAATCCCATTGTAGAGGATGTTAGCCTTTGCTATACTTTTTAGAAAATTGTTGGTTCCAACATCAAAAGTTGAATCTCCAAATATGAATAATGTTGGTTTCttcacattattattattattcccaTAAGCTACTACTAGCATGGATATagagaatagaagaaagaaCAAATTTGTGAAAATAGAACATTTCTTTCCTTCAAATAATGGTGCCATATtatttctctctttaattttcccTTAAAGACTCTTGTGAATGATGAGATCAGAGACTCTCAAACACAAGAGTAGTTGATAATGATATATCTATACAAAACTCATGATCTTATATCTATAAACATTAGCATGTTATATATACATctcatattaattatataatacgGGGTCATTGTCAAAGGAAACaatgtaattattaattattatagaaTTATGAAAAGAGTAATGCTACGATAGTCAAAATAttatagataataaataaagatatataattaataatatttgtatttataaGAGAGTGTAAATTACTCTCTTAATTTAATtgacataattaattttttttataattaatttttttcttcatttaattatactaaaagttaattctaaatttaatgtgaatcaaatttcaaaaatttctctcTCATTATTACTATATacatttataattcattaattctataattttttctcccaaataaaaattttaaattcttatatttttaatttttaaaaaatctcaaaTAACCTCaacacatttaaaaaaaataaaaaaatcttaaatttgATCGATTtctatttattgaaaattataaaCATCCAAAATTATTGGTTTATgacctttaaaataaaataataaataataataaattagtaccaatttattgattataaatattatgtatataaaatataaatattatacgtataaaaatatagatattaAATTAGAGACTTTAACAACTTCTATTATACAACtcat is part of the Arachis duranensis cultivar V14167 chromosome 1, aradu.V14167.gnm2.J7QH, whole genome shotgun sequence genome and encodes:
- the LOC127747564 gene encoding uncharacterized protein LOC127747564 — encoded protein: MTLMELQNGLCQSMENGTLMRVSRILYRNPVVVFGGLIQFDTIPITDEASMQNMFQIHRQTYMRHPQIELYVEFEAEEAVAVQNDIDVNDDIAAVYEGMNSDSEEDFEATYEAGDEDEDGDVGVEAAVENVVVRPSSSQPMGVPPFMCELDLDAIHAPEFPEYANIGIADPEDGEFRIGMEYSSRKSVVAAIRSFTISRGVDYDVFESEPQTFYAKCKMYGRGCDWLIRASLIRKKGCWEIHRYNGRHMCTIRTISQDHSKLDSDTVAEAIRPLVETDPSMKVKSIIVEVHSRFNYTISYRKAWLAKQKSKAKVFGGWEDFY
- the LOC127747566 gene encoding GDSL esterase/lipase At4g16230-like, with product MAPLFEGKKCSIFTNLFFLLFSISMLVVAYGNNNNNVKKPTLFIFGDSTFDVGTNNFLKSIAKANILYNGIDFLHSIPTGRFSNGYNTADQIARQFGYMESPPPFLVLAKHPYSFKRNILGGANFASAGSGILRETGKKQWFLEEQVQQFKFVREKINEKLGEEKACRFVSNALFLISIGSNDLFDFARNETSIRNPQQYLASLQATYFIHIKNIYLLGARKFGILSIPPIGCCPAVTSQNKGNCLKPLNDLATAFYSATNTLLQQLSSELLGFKYSLGNTFLMTKTLLDTPSTFGLKETKSACCGIGYLNGQGPCNKTAGANLCFDRKDHLFWDWFHPSERASQLAAQTLVHGKSKDFVTPINLSQLARA